The sequence gaaagctttgttaggaaaacatataacaataagatctttaatacaAGATGGAGCTTGGCCgttgagagctttgtttactagaagtaagattttaatttctaTTCTGAATTATACAGGGAGCCAAtgtaaagaagctaaaatacagacacagacagttaaaacatgtatatattatatttatatattatttaaatggGTTGGTATCACTCTAGGCAAGACCTTGATGACTGACCCCATTCATTTGACTTTGTTGTGTTGGGGCAGGAGTTTCCCAAGAACAGGACTGAAAAACACTGCCGTGCATGATGTACGTTTATGTGAGAGTGCACAGCGCTTTTCTGTGGTGTAAAGGAATGAGATTGTCACCGAAGGTCAGCGCTCATTTAGAGGGGGGACACATTTACACAGGGAATTGTCTCCATGTCGCTTTTAACTACCAAAGCCTGTGTGATTGAGATTCCTACGACTCCTCTTCTCCAAGCAGGCCCCCGTGTTCAATACCCTCTTTTTGTGCCTCACCCACCTCTGCCCTCTCAACCTCTCCCATGTGCAGACAAACTATGCTTTTCATTCCAACCATGCCGCCCCTCATCCATTCTTCTTCTCCATATAGGTGTATGAATAAGTGGGGGTCCATCGTCTGTGTGTGGATAAGTGGAAGTCTGCGAGCTGAAATGTAGCATGTGGGCAGGCATTCATGGGGACCATTGGTGGTGCAGTGGATGGTGATGGCTAATGAAGTTCCCCTGCACCTCACAGCCCTATTAAACTGCTGCCCCCTACCTCTACCCACTTCACCCCCTAcccctgccttttttttctccctaagGGAGAGAGTTGGCAGGGAGAGGAAGCTGGCTGCTATGGCAACAACAAGGAATCCTCCCTCTCCCACAGGTCTCCTTAGCAACTGGTAGCTTGGCATTGCAGTAATGAGCGTGCCCAGTGTGCCAGGCTTTGTGTCATGTTTGCCTGTACATGTGTGTAAGAAGGGATGCAATTTTacataggtgtgtgtgtgtgtttgagcatgAATATATAACTGTTTGGTACAATTTGCCAGTTTATATGAGGGTTAAAATGTATTAAGGCAAAGATGTAACAAAATGTATGTCTCAAAATTCCAAATCTTTCATAATTGAAATATAAGAAAACCTTACTATCGACTTGCACGATCATAAGTGGGTTTGTCCTTTGTCtgagtgtttgtctttgtgccCTTTGCACATGTGCCCCTGTGATCCCTGTTTGTGtattatgtttttcttctcaatAATTGTGGTCATTCTTCTCTATAGTGTGAAATTGAAGCAATTAAAGGGACAATCTGATGAATTTTGCATGCCATGTGCATGGCTGCCTATGAGTTTCCTGCTCtgctgaaattaaattaaacgctgagaatgatttttattaaagtgtgaTCTGAGGTGTGCACTGACCTTTAGAATGTAGGAAATGAGATTCTTATTGTTATGAATGAGATTATGTGGAGCCTGAGTGTGAAAAACTGTGTCTGCATTGATTCTATTGTTGGCTGACAGTTTCTTTGTATATAGCAGAGGGAGGTTTCTGTATAATCAAATCCACACTGTGACTGTTGGCTATTAAATGGACTGATACAAAAATATTGACAGACATGCTCTCATAAATGCAGATTGACTTGCACACACTTGCATGTGCACATATTTTGCAGATCTTGTAAAAAGAGCTGTAAAAGCCTCTCCAGAAACGTGTTGGTCTTTAACAAAAGCATGGCGAACCCAGTGGAAAATGTTAGTTGGCTCCCTAGTTGAGGTGTGAAGTGCGAGCAGGCGGCCGGCCCCACAGGTGGCCCAGCCCAAACACCTGTTGTGTGAATTCTCTGTGGGAGGGTGTGAGGTCTGCCTACCTCGCAGGTCCCAGTGGAAAAACCACACCCATGCTGTACTGTGGCATGCGATTATTCATGTGCTCACACCAACTCTGAGGCACCCCCGTTCTGTGTGTGGGCGTCAGACGTGATGCCCAGATTGTGTCCCCTTTGCGCCCACCGGAAACTCTCGGCTGTCTTTGGCAACAGTAGAGCGGATTTTCCGATCCCCTATCAGGGTCTCAGATGCTCTTCTAATCTGTCAGCATCTATTTTTATCCCCAAAAGCTGTGGCAGCTCTTCTTTATCCCATACCCTTCCACCCCAATGCCAACCCTTCCCTTGGCGCCAAGGTGGGCACAGCTGATGAGTCGCTAGCTATTGGCTGCAATTAGTGCAcagtcaggcaggaatcccccACTAACTCCATTACACCCCTCTCCACAGCCACTTCCTGATCTTAGGCTACCAGACACGCTACCACACACTTGCTTTCCATTTTAAGCCTTTTTATAAATGGCACTCCTGCAGTGTTGTGGAATAATAGGGTCGGATTCAGAGCACCTTTCACAGTGCTTGAATTGCTCTACTGTGCAAACTCAGTCTATTCAAATACAGTTGCAGCCAAggaaatgcacatttaaactGTACCAGTTCAGATTTGGTGCTGAAAGTAAGTAAAGTTTGTTCTGAGAAAATATGCCAACTTGTGAGCCCCTGAATTAACCTTAAACCTCTTTTGTAAAAATCCTgtaagattattatttttttgttttctgtagagCACATTTGGTCAACAAAAAATAGAGTTCCTGCCAGTCCTCAGAAATTCTTCAGTGATGCACTGAGATATATGCAATTCCAAATCTCAGGTTTGTTTCTTTCCCAACAAGGGCTTCAATGTGCTTTGCATGCCAATGCAGTCGTGACCACTGCTGTGGAGGCGATGATGGCATGTGGCAGAGAAGTAACTGTTTCTCACCTCCTAATAAAAGAGActcctttttaatcttttcaatTTGATTGCATTCCAAAACAGGCCTGTCTGCCCATCTGTCTCTCTTAAAGAAGCCTCCTAAAGGGATTTTAATCATCTGGCTCTGGGCTTCTCAGGCAAATAACTacatttctctctttctctttcacacatacacacacagaaacaatttCCAATTTTCTTTCTTGTACTCACTGTCAAACTTTTGCTTGTCTTTTCTCTTTGATACACTTTATTGTCAGAGCCTCATCTTGCCATATCTGTGCTGCCATTAGGCCCTTCAGTTGCACTTCAAGTCCCCCCTCTGACGCATAAAATTCTCCCAACTCTGTCCCTTTTAATCCACATGGCTCTAAATTCTTTATTTCCCTTCAAAGGGACAACCCAAGCCGTAACATCAATCACGGAAAGCGAATATTTAGCTGGCGCTAATTTCCACCAATAGCCTGGAGACAGGCTTAGCTGACAAAACTCATTCCTGTGCTGAACAAAACTGCTTGTGTTGAAATCTCCCCTCCCCCTGATCCCTCCTGCCTTCTGCACAGGCAAAAACAGCATCACAATAAACACAGTTAGTGCTTCTGTTACTCCCCGTTGATTTGGGCTTATCAAATGAATGTGCACCATGGAGGGATACCCTTTGACAATACATAATGGATCCATTCTGCATGAAATGGTTTGGTAATACCAGTCGAGTGTGGCAAACGGCTTTACCCGGTGCCACTACAAGAACAGCTGCTGTGTTCTTAGCTGGGCAAGCGCACCACACTGCTTCACCCTTGAGGTTGTTTGAATCGGGTGAGtggtttctttttgctgtttccCAGACTCCATTCACAGTCCTTAGTTTCTCACTAAGTTCTGATTGAATGAGTGCACATTTGCCACAAGTTGGGTCTTATAAACCATTTGACCTGTTTCCTTGctcctctgtgtgtgagtgggaAAACCCAGAGTGGATACTGAAGGAGGCCTAATAAAGGGGGATGGGCAAATTTGGGGCATTTTGAGGGTACTCTTTTGTATAGTTTGGAGAGGCCCCTCGTGGTACCTCTTATTCCCACCCCTTATGCACAACACCATCCACCACAGCTGAACCTGTGCCAGTTGGTCAGGTTATTTCAGATGAATTACTGGGCACTATAACAAATTCTACCCTTTTCAATCAGTATCTACTCCCAATATTGATGCCTTACTCACAATGGGAATGGTGACAAAAGAGTGTGTTTGGCATCAAGCCAAAGTGGCCAATAGGGCACAATCACTTAACACACAAGGCTGTGGCagttagacatttttgtgagaACAATTAAGACATAGTTTATTGAGCACCCATACTGGCTTCATAATACAGGTGGATTGTGTAGTTCAATCAGACCTTGATGTGTGTTAAGCTCCAGCACTGATAGTCATTAAACTTCATTGATTGTCTGCTCTAAAGAGGCCTCTACAGTGTCTAAATTAAACTGAGTTTGCaggtttaaggaaaaaaaaacagcagtggaGTTGATTGgtattgttagttttgcaaGAAGCAAATTAATAAGTCTTAAAGGCATTTTTAAGggtaaatataaaacatctgtTCAAGAAATACTGAGCTGTAATCTGATACATtggattaatgttttttttccttccttagTTTGAAGACAGTTCCGTTCTTTTAGGTCATAGGAAAAACCTCATGCTGTTCCACCTGTGTGTTTTGGAAACTGTTAACATgtcaaatctgattttaaagaacTTCACCTTTTAATCTCAGGACAAAGAATCCCATCCCAGGATTtggtatttattaaataattaaatcagcTATTAGAATTCTAAAACCTTAATGTGAGCCTATTTCAAGCTGATTTCAAGCTGATTTCAAGCTACATCCTCAAAAGTATCGTTCAGCTTAATTGACTTTGTTCGGCCTGTAAACTATAACCCTTTACCTCTTTTGCTTTATTACCAAATTACATTAGTTGTGATTGAGGAATGATGAGGGTGGATGTccgtgatttaaaaaaaagtcacagaacTACTTATGACTCCATCTGTTCTTTTCAGTATTAAGGGACCAGGCAGTGTGTCTTTCTGGAAAAGCTTAGCCACTGGTTCATTCATTATTTAGAACCCTCTTCACAAGCCCATTGTATTAAAGGGGTATGATTTGAATGGGAAGTAGCTTCCTGGGCCCAAGCGTGTGATGTGTGTGTTCCTCTGTCATTGTATGTTTCTGTGGGCTTCATTCGTCTGCCTCAGCAAGCCAGGGGGCTGAAAAAGAATTTccattttatgaatatttaatacataataaagttttcaattttattctgttcaagCTGTAGGGGTAAAAATGTTGCAAAGCCAACCCTCAAGGACAGAGCTCAGAATAAAGGTGGTTGATTTGATGGAGGCGTCAAAAATATGGTTAACATCAGCTCACTGCTTTGTCATCTACTataatacacacaaacattagTACCACTTTACTTCTACATCCTATAAGGGTTTTATTTTGCCCCTTTTCTCCACTTTACACACTCTCCTTATGCTGTATTACTATAGGATCATAGCATATCCAGCCTGCCCGCTGCGTCTATGTTGACCTGGCATAGCTCTGTGTGAGACACCCAGCTGGGAGTGCCTCTGAATCAACTTGGGATTAGCCCAGGATTGTCTGGGATTACTCAGGGATGGAGGGGGATTAGCAGTGACTGCCTGTTTCGGGGGCGTGAGGGCCACGGGCTGGCCAAATTGCCCCTGACTCACGGAACAGGAGGTAAACAGAACCACACCTACAGTCAAACCACCTGCAACTTGAGCTATTCTTAAATTccaaaacatacacacacaaacaggatgaTGGGGAAAAAAGCACGAGTTGGAACCTCTCTATCAGATAGCCAGCAGCCAGTTATGATGATGGTGTTGATGCCATGGCTGGCCACCATCTGAAATCTCTCAAATCTCTCTAGCAGGTGGATTCATCAGATAAAGAGGGTTTGGAATGACAAATCCCTTCAAGTTCAATGGGGCTGCTCTTCCCTTATTGGGGGATAAATCGAGATTTGAATTCGACAGGTCACACAGAGTGGAAGGGTGAAGTAgttaatttctctgaaagtTGTCTCATTTACAACCAGCTTTTGTCGAATGGCTTGAAAGATTacatatgttttaattttggcaTTCACAGCACTTGATGGGGGATGATTTGGAGTGGTATGATAGGTGGATGATCCAGAGATCGAGACAGGGAGTTGGCGCGGCACGTAGTGAAGCCGTCAGAAGCAGGGAGCAGGCATCCCCTGCGGACCTGCACTGCCAAGATGAAAGGCTGCTTAGTGTTGGAGCAGCAGCATCAAACAGCCGCCTCCTTTTGCATCCTTTTCCCCATCCCCCACTCTCCCTCCATTTCTCTCTCTGACTCTCTTGACTCTCACCACAATATGATATAGTTCTGCCGCTTCACGTTTACCCGGTTGCCATAGTTACCAAACGCCGAAGGTGTCACAGCAAGATAACCCAAGGAGGCATTCACAGATCACCTGAATTCAGCTTGCTTCACATTTATGTGCTTTCCTTACAgtggtttgatttatttgttttcctgttgtgcAATTCTATGAGAATACAAATAATCTGCAACATTTTAGAGATGGTAGAAGAATGAAAACCTCTCAATCTATAATAATCTATTGTGCTAGTATAAtctcaaacataaaatgttttttatttgatattttcctGGTTAATAGTCAAAAAGGCTCATGCACAACGAAGAGCAGAATTGCGACAACACCACCAACCTTGGAGATGTAAAtgataagagaaaaaaaacccatcttgATTCTATGAATTACTGAGCCAGTGACTGTACTTGCAGACTTAGAGGATAATGGGAAAGTAATTGGTGGCACACTTTATAATTGAAGGGAAAGAGATTGAACGCAGAGGTGGAAAATGACTTATGTTCAAAGAACtgtgtaaaataagaaaaaggaaaatctagACAAGTTGAAGTATGTAGCACTCAGTGACAAAAGAGAAAGCAAGACTGTGATAAAGACTGAACAAGGGAGGGAGTGAGAGATAGGCACTGAAGGTAGATGTCAGAGGGTTGGATACATCCATTAGCCTTGCTTGCTCCTGGCTCAATCCTGCAATACACTCCCCTCCCCAATTCAAGCTATGAGCGAGAGAGACAGGGCTGGCACTAAGCCAGACTGGCACCAACTTCAAACATAGAGTACGCTCAACCTCAGCGGCTTACATCAGCCCTGCTAAAGGAAGAAGTAGAGGAGGACAGATGGATTGATGGAAATGAAAGTGAGAGGATTGATGTGCAGAAGGAGGATCTCTCAAGACTGAGTCTCAGGTTATTTCAGGTTGGATGAGGCTGACAGGGTCTTGCTTCATGCCAGATGTGGCTGTCCCTGAAAATTATTATGGTTTTGAGTAAGCTCTAAATTTTTGACTGGTTACACAGGCAGTTGACTACCTACAATACTTCAGATTTTTATAcctaataataaacaaaaaagcagtttgGCAATTTGGTAGAATTTTCTTTGACACTACATGTATAAACTCAATGTTTAGTGAAAGTTGCAACTGTGATTAGCTTTACCTACATTGATGAGTCatatgtttgattatttttttcccccaggaATTTTCTTTAATCTGGTCTAAATTTcataaatttgtatttacatAAGAAAAGTTGTATGTGTAGTAATAGTGTACTTCATCCTTTATtcacttgctgtttttgttttcatttttcaacagaATTCCATTCGGCACAACCTTTCCCTCCACACACGGTTTATTCGGGTGCAGAATGAGGGGACAGGGAAGAGTTCTTGGTGGATGCTGAACCCAGATGGTGGAAAGATGGGCAAGGCCCCTCGGCGACGAGCAGTCTCCATGGACAACAGTACTAAATACCTGAAAAGCAAAGGTCGGATAAGAGGCAAGAGGGTAGGCCGTCCTGGGATTGGAGCAGGATCTGTTGTAGTGGGTCTCCAAAGCTCCCCAGACAATAGTAGCCCATCACAGAAAGCTCTCCCAGGATCTGGAGGATCATCGGGGACAGATGGAGAGTTTGATGCTTGGGCAGATCTTCATTCCAGGGCTAGTTCATCAGCCTCCACCTTGAGTGGGCGTCTGTCTCCTATTCTTGCTGAGGGTGAAccagaggaaccagaggaaGGTGGCTTATCCTGTTCCACCTCTCCTCACCTTTACCCATCACCAACCAGTGCCCGCTCTCCATCCATGGGGGCAGGAAATCATTGTCCTCCCCTTGAGCAGCTGCCTCAGCTGGCTAACTTAACAGGTGCCATAAGTTTAGATGAGCATATGGTGGAAGATGGTTATCATCTTCATCGTCAACAACAGCAGCATCCAGCTGTTGGCAGACATAAGCACCAAACGGCTGTGTATCACTACAATTCTGGAATGAAGGGGCAGGGCTCCTATGGTGCAGGTGTCTACAGTGCAACAAGCTTGGGAATGCTACGTCATCACTCACCAATGCAGACTATTCAGGAGAACAAGCCAGCCAGTTTCTCTGGAACCACACGGGCATACTCCAACACAAATGCTCTTCAGAGTTTACTAACTGGTGGTTCTGCTTGTCAACAGTACTGTTCCAAAGACATGATTATGGGACAGGAGAGGGAAGGTCATCCTATGATTGGTCAAACCCGTAATGGAGTAGGATCCAACCATCACAACCACCAACCTGTCCACCACAATGGACGTCATAGCCATAACAGAACTCACAATCATACTTCTAGTCATAATCATAACAATGTAACCAACCACAACTCACCTCACAGCCTCGCTCACAATGGTCACAGCCTCAACAGGAGCCATACCCACACACCACCAAGAGCCGCATCTCTGACCCCACGTGGAAACAGCAATCAGTTACAGACTTATAATCACAAAGCCCCCTACTTGTACAGTCCCCCATCCCATGCCCATCTCCCTGCATCTACTACCCTTCCCCCTAACCCTGCAGGTATGCTTGACATGCCCCAGGACTCATGTCATATGGCTTCTACCCCACACCCTCGTCACAATCATTATCCAGACTCACAAAACCAGGGCATGACTAATGGACTGTACCACCATGGCCAAGGGATGGGTAATAGTAGTGTTGGTAGCAACTATCATGGCTATCACCAGCCTCACCTCCATGAGAGACTACCAGCTGACCTTGACATTGACATGTTCCATGGTAGCTTGGACTGTGATGTGGAGTCTATCCTCCTCAATGATATTATGGACTCTGGGGAGGAGATGGACTTTAATTTTGATTGCTCTCTTGCCCAGGGGGTGGGCATTGGCATGGGGATGGGAATGGGTGTGACTATGGGCATGGGAATGGGAATGAGTGGTCTGGCTGGTCCGCAGCAAGCCCACAGCAACCAGAGCTGGGTACCtggctaaacaaacaaacaaacaaacaaacaaacaaacaaacaaacaaacaaacaaacaaacaaacaaacaaacaaacaaacagtcctTCCTACTTTCAAACAGGACAACCCTACTCATGAAGCACTGTGCGCAACTGTGACATTCCtgactttaaacaaagactATAGGACCAACACCCCCAATGTCTCTTTGTTGTCTTGACAGTTATTCTGTCACCCCTCCTCTTTTGATCCCTTTTCTTACTGAGAGATCTAGTTCATGTCAGTTTAAGTTTTTTCTTGTATCAGCTGTACTGTGATGACAATCTCTCAGCTGTGCTTGCCCGGCATCGCTTCTCATCTACCATGAGAACTGAACTCTGAATGCACTTTATTGCAAGTGGGTCACATCTCACGGTGCAATGCCTTCACAGAGCAGCTCAGGCAGAGTTTGGCAGCTTGGCATGTTTTATAAGGTGGCTGTTGCATTTGTCTTGAACAAATAAGGACGTCCTCTTATAAAAGTGTCAGAActagaaattaaacaaaaaaaatcttcattttt is a genomic window of Kryptolebias marmoratus isolate JLee-2015 linkage group LG16, ASM164957v2, whole genome shotgun sequence containing:
- the LOC108235552 gene encoding forkhead box protein O6-like, whose protein sequence is MLMMEDDELDAHQVDSDFEPQSRPRSCTWPLPCPEDFHEVSGGLPLASIKVEPEDVPACRAGLVGGTPAELKHPAGALAPTGATHPSCLAGAALDVTGSLRKAKSSRRNAWGNQSYADLITRAIESTPEKRLTLSQIYDWMVRYVPYFKDKGDSNSSAGWKNSIRHNLSLHTRFIRVQNEGTGKSSWWMLNPDGGKMGKAPRRRAVSMDNSTKYLKSKGRIRGKRVGRPGIGAGSVVVGLQSSPDNSSPSQKALPGSGGSSGTDGEFDAWADLHSRASSSASTLSGRLSPILAEGEPEEPEEGGLSCSTSPHLYPSPTSARSPSMGAGNHCPPLEQLPQLANLTGAISLDEHMVEDGYHLHRQQQQHPAVGRHKHQTAVYHYNSGMKGQGSYGAGVYSATSLGMLRHHSPMQTIQENKPASFSGTTRAYSNTNALQSLLTGGSACQQYCSKDMIMGQEREGHPMIGQTRNGVGSNHHNHQPVHHNGRHSHNRTHNHTSSHNHNNVTNHNSPHSLAHNGHSLNRSHTHTPPRAASLTPRGNSNQLQTYNHKAPYLYSPPSHAHLPASTTLPPNPAGMLDMPQDSCHMASTPHPRHNHYPDSQNQGMTNGLYHHGQGMGNSSVGSNYHGYHQPHLHERLPADLDIDMFHGSLDCDVESILLNDIMDSGEEMDFNFDCSLAQGVGIGMGMGMGVTMGMGMGMSGLAGPQQAHSNQSWVPG